A DNA window from Neochlamydia sp. AcF84 contains the following coding sequences:
- a CDS encoding undecaprenyl-diphosphate phosphatase, whose protein sequence is MSTIEAIFLGFIQGITEFLPVSSSGHLILAQYLLGMRNFKDLIAFDLICHLGTLLALFIAFFKKIKTLLTSEKKVLYLLFIALLPLFPLVFFLKFIKAFFDHIEYLGYFFLFTAALMYLGIRFSKNTSSVTEMSKHTWKEALTIGFFQAMAVFPGISRSGATISAARLLGWNYEHAITFSFLLAIPTLMASIIVELGQLILKRNEYILPAISWVQYLAGFFFSFLFGIIALHYLQKLASKRLFMYFIGYCLLVGMVTTLFFRNL, encoded by the coding sequence GTGTCAACAATTGAAGCAATTTTCTTAGGATTCATTCAAGGTATTACCGAATTTTTACCTGTCAGCTCTTCTGGGCACCTGATTTTAGCTCAATACCTTTTAGGCATGCGTAATTTCAAAGATCTCATTGCTTTTGATCTTATCTGTCATTTGGGGACATTATTAGCCCTCTTCATTGCCTTTTTTAAAAAGATTAAAACACTTTTAACAAGTGAAAAAAAAGTGCTATACCTTCTTTTTATTGCTTTGCTGCCGCTTTTTCCCTTGGTATTTTTTCTTAAATTCATTAAAGCTTTTTTTGATCACATCGAATATTTAGGCTATTTTTTTCTTTTTACAGCTGCTCTTATGTATTTAGGAATTCGTTTTAGTAAAAACACTTCCTCAGTTACAGAGATGTCGAAGCATACTTGGAAAGAGGCCTTAACGATTGGTTTTTTTCAAGCGATGGCTGTGTTTCCGGGAATTTCCCGCAGTGGAGCTACTATTTCGGCAGCACGCTTGTTAGGTTGGAACTATGAACATGCGATCACTTTTTCCTTTCTTTTAGCTATTCCCACACTTATGGCTAGCATTATAGTCGAATTAGGCCAACTGATTTTAAAAAGAAACGAGTATATCTTACCCGCTATCTCTTGGGTACAGTATCTAGCAGGCTTTTTCTTTTCCTTCCTATTCGGAATAATTGCTTTGCATTATCTTCAAAAGCTAGCATCTAAACGCCTATTTATGTATTTTATAGGATATTGCCTGTTGGTAGGCATGGTAACAACTCTGTTTTTCAGAAACTTATAA
- a CDS encoding tetratricopeptide repeat protein → MGAINLYLNFSSFSVIKESQKNSIPSSLNRIEYAKIGLKTFAELKLQDWCLASLTCKQWKQLTQEPSTWRELYSQAIKREGIKEQFSSNLLENEVSNHPHANALTFRPTAIYKNIFLPIVPLTYIKEKCLEKEGFLSKDKIEEVENTYALILKGAAQENNSIQQSFCVEKLGDIYAAKETSETLLQAAGLYNYALRLCSSGQQEIIREKLLQVEGLLAKLCKGKSLEPSLMKKRFVDNRQALKKFRDITEEKIYNLPENPSPQEIKALYHEISRGIKVFFKLLVNQACEALGPPSCEYAMIGFGSLAREEMTLYSDLEFGILIKEDTLINREYFKRLTTLIHLKVINLGETILPALDIPCLKEIDFFDSITPRGFAFDGAGVIGKGCKTPYGNRQTFELIQTPEKMAQYIAKDEEGHWWHQQEPHLPLELVTYTHLLGSFKLTEQYKQALQENLETCYQKSLTLRQYLAKHHLVEEDMMVFEPRIGELECQGMLFNTKHDFYRFLHLALDRLALFNKVAAVDTYSRIDQLSKQGVLAQEAAEKLKDWMLTALLMRLKTYSYYQAQQETMNPLIKVFDIDESTLIQKQLGLDGKTLAKIKKIYHVFIPFYQAMKEFLLGSEDRLKFSMLDENSPQMQGDIALRFFQPEEAKNWYSLARNETSGNSDLLNTLGMIDGIQGNFEQAIEHIYQALEIDLKLEGKDSLQVARDYNNLGVFYQNQGKLGKAVNYIKLALKITIKLYGNNNLRAANCYNNLGCIYLEEGNLKKAVKYIKQALEIDCKLYGKNHSSLAIYFSNLGRIYHEQGDLAKGVKLIKRALDIDLKLYGEYHPNMSKNYNILGLMYHAQKDDEQAAKYLKQALKTDLKLLGKNHIKIAIRYNNLGSIYQSQGHSKEAFKWIRRALIISIKLFGENHPHVATGYNNLGTIYREQGNFEQGIENAIKALKIRIELFGNYHPSVARVHNNLGTIYQEQGNVEQAAKSFTQALGVLLKVYGANHLEAANLCHHLGQIYQSHGELGKAAKYIHQGLQINIQHYGEYHSRVVEDYKNLGLICQKQGKLKQAGIYIKKALKINIKLFSENHPLVIRDCKDLGMVYQEQGKLGKALDYTKQALRSGIVTYGIHHPEVANINSNLQKLKSLFSTSEVKTNTLLKRQGKSTGREALC, encoded by the coding sequence ATGGGTGCTATAAATCTATACCTTAATTTCTCTTCATTCTCGGTTATTAAGGAGAGTCAAAAAAATTCTATCCCTTCTTCTTTAAACAGGATCGAATATGCAAAGATTGGATTAAAAACCTTTGCAGAATTAAAATTGCAAGATTGGTGTCTAGCAAGTCTTACTTGTAAGCAGTGGAAGCAGCTTACTCAAGAGCCTAGCACATGGAGAGAACTTTATTCCCAAGCGATAAAGAGGGAGGGTATTAAAGAGCAATTTTCTAGCAACCTTCTTGAGAATGAGGTTTCCAATCACCCTCATGCTAACGCCTTAACTTTTCGCCCTACAGCAATTTATAAAAATATTTTTCTTCCTATTGTCCCTCTCACTTACATCAAGGAAAAATGCTTAGAAAAAGAGGGCTTTTTATCGAAAGATAAAATAGAAGAAGTTGAAAATACTTACGCGCTAATATTAAAAGGTGCTGCTCAAGAAAATAATTCTATCCAGCAAAGCTTTTGCGTTGAAAAGTTAGGGGATATCTATGCTGCAAAAGAAACCTCTGAAACGCTTCTTCAAGCCGCAGGGCTTTATAATTATGCTTTACGCCTCTGCTCTTCGGGCCAGCAAGAAATCATTAGAGAAAAGCTTTTACAAGTTGAAGGTTTGCTTGCCAAGCTTTGCAAGGGAAAATCTTTAGAACCTTCTTTAATGAAAAAACGATTTGTAGACAATCGTCAAGCCTTGAAAAAGTTTAGAGATATAACAGAAGAGAAAATTTACAACTTGCCTGAAAACCCTTCTCCTCAAGAAATAAAAGCTCTTTATCATGAGATTTCTCGAGGGATAAAAGTTTTTTTCAAGTTACTTGTTAACCAGGCCTGTGAGGCTTTAGGACCACCCTCTTGCGAATACGCGATGATAGGCTTTGGCTCCTTAGCTAGAGAAGAGATGACTCTTTATTCCGATTTAGAATTTGGTATTCTTATAAAAGAGGATACTTTAATAAATAGGGAATATTTTAAGCGTCTAACAACTTTAATTCACTTGAAGGTGATTAATTTAGGGGAAACTATCCTCCCTGCTTTAGATATTCCTTGCTTAAAAGAGATTGATTTCTTTGATAGCATAACTCCAAGGGGTTTTGCCTTTGATGGGGCAGGAGTAATAGGAAAAGGCTGTAAAACCCCTTATGGCAATCGTCAAACATTTGAGCTTATTCAAACCCCTGAAAAGATGGCGCAATATATAGCTAAAGATGAAGAGGGCCACTGGTGGCATCAGCAAGAACCTCATCTTCCGCTGGAGCTTGTGACCTACACTCATCTATTAGGTTCCTTTAAATTAACAGAACAGTACAAACAAGCATTACAAGAAAACCTGGAGACTTGTTATCAAAAAAGCCTTACTCTTCGTCAATACTTAGCTAAGCATCATCTGGTTGAAGAAGATATGATGGTTTTCGAACCACGAATAGGAGAGCTAGAGTGTCAGGGTATGCTTTTCAACACCAAACATGACTTTTATCGTTTCCTTCATCTAGCTTTAGATAGGCTAGCGCTTTTTAATAAAGTGGCAGCTGTGGATACGTATAGTAGGATCGATCAATTAAGCAAGCAAGGGGTCTTGGCTCAGGAAGCTGCTGAAAAGTTAAAAGATTGGATGCTCACAGCGTTACTAATGCGCCTTAAAACCTATTCCTATTATCAAGCCCAACAGGAAACGATGAATCCTCTCATTAAGGTTTTTGATATTGACGAATCTACCCTTATACAAAAGCAGCTTGGCTTAGATGGGAAAACATTAGCAAAGATAAAAAAAATCTATCATGTTTTTATTCCCTTTTATCAGGCTATGAAAGAGTTTTTATTAGGGAGTGAGGATAGATTAAAATTTTCAATGCTAGATGAAAACTCTCCTCAAATGCAGGGAGATATAGCCCTAAGGTTTTTCCAACCCGAGGAAGCTAAAAATTGGTATAGTTTAGCAAGGAATGAAACTTCAGGAAACTCTGATTTATTAAATACTTTGGGAATGATTGATGGAATCCAAGGAAATTTCGAGCAGGCGATTGAGCATATCTATCAAGCGCTTGAAATAGACCTCAAGCTTGAGGGGAAAGATAGCCTGCAAGTGGCAAGAGATTATAATAATTTAGGAGTTTTCTACCAAAACCAGGGGAAACTAGGAAAAGCTGTTAACTATATAAAGCTAGCCCTTAAAATCACTATTAAGCTGTATGGCAATAATAACTTAAGGGCAGCCAATTGTTACAACAATCTAGGATGCATCTATTTAGAAGAAGGTAACTTGAAAAAGGCAGTTAAGTATATCAAGCAAGCGCTTGAAATAGACTGCAAGCTTTACGGAAAAAACCATTCTAGCCTAGCTATATACTTTAGCAATCTAGGACGAATCTATCACGAGCAGGGGGATTTAGCAAAAGGAGTAAAGCTCATTAAGCGCGCGCTTGATATAGACCTCAAGCTGTATGGAGAGTATCATCCGAATATGAGCAAGAATTATAATATTTTAGGGTTGATGTATCATGCACAGAAGGATGATGAGCAGGCAGCCAAGTATTTGAAGCAAGCTTTAAAAACCGATCTCAAATTATTAGGAAAAAATCATATAAAAATAGCTATTCGTTATAATAACCTAGGAAGTATCTATCAAAGCCAAGGTCATTCAAAAGAGGCTTTTAAATGGATCCGCAGGGCTCTTATAATAAGTATTAAATTATTCGGAGAGAACCACCCTCATGTAGCCACAGGTTACAATAATCTTGGAACAATCTATCGAGAGCAAGGAAATTTTGAGCAGGGCATAGAGAATGCCATAAAAGCACTGAAAATCCGTATCGAGCTTTTTGGCAATTATCACCCTAGCGTAGCAAGAGTTCACAATAATCTTGGAACGATTTATCAAGAACAAGGCAATGTTGAGCAAGCTGCTAAGTCATTCACTCAAGCACTAGGTGTTCTCCTTAAAGTATATGGTGCAAATCATTTAGAGGCAGCAAATCTTTGCCATCATTTAGGGCAAATTTATCAATCTCATGGAGAACTAGGAAAAGCAGCTAAGTACATCCATCAGGGGCTTCAGATTAATATTCAGCATTACGGCGAATATCATTCTCGGGTAGTTGAAGATTATAAGAATTTGGGGCTCATCTGTCAAAAGCAAGGGAAATTGAAGCAAGCCGGCATCTATATCAAGAAAGCACTCAAAATTAATATTAAACTTTTCAGTGAAAATCATCCTCTCGTGATAAGAGATTGTAAGGACCTTGGAATGGTTTATCAAGAGCAAGGGAAGTTAGGAAAAGCGCTTGATTATACTAAGCAAGCCCTTCGAAGTGGCATTGTTACATATGGCATTCATCATCCTGAAGTAGCAAACATTAACAGCAACCTACAGAAACTCAAGTCACTTTTTTCAACATCTGAGGTGAAAACAAACACACTTCTTAAGAGGCAGGGTAAGTCAACAGGAAGGGAAGCGTTGTGTTGA
- a CDS encoding multidrug efflux SMR transporter has protein sequence MEAYLYLLMAIAGEVVGTSALKASYGMTKLFPSLVVLVGYGLTFWSLSIALKTLPVGVVYAIWSGLGIVSIILIGVYFFNEAFSLMHLLGTALILAGVAVLMLFTGPVSE, from the coding sequence ATGGAAGCATATCTTTATCTTTTAATGGCCATAGCCGGCGAAGTTGTAGGGACCAGTGCATTAAAAGCCTCTTATGGGATGACTAAGCTTTTTCCTTCACTAGTAGTATTAGTGGGCTATGGGCTTACTTTTTGGTCCCTCTCCATTGCTCTTAAAACCTTACCTGTCGGCGTGGTTTATGCCATCTGGTCAGGATTAGGGATTGTAAGCATTATTTTGATTGGTGTTTATTTTTTTAACGAAGCTTTTTCCCTGATGCATCTATTAGGGACAGCTCTTATCTTAGCTGGAGTGGCAGTATTAATGCTATTCACAGGCCCTGTCAGCGAATAA
- a CDS encoding SDR family NAD(P)-dependent oxidoreductase: protein MKQNFKNQTVIITGASSGFGAAFAEAFAREGANLINIARRKDRLQALETSLRGKYGVDILSIELDISDEKGVEEKLGLLAKDSILPDVLINNAGMVRGLNKVWETPTQDWNEMIDINIKGLLNVSAQIIPHMVKKNAGHIINVGSISSHDTYHGGGIYCATKFAVKAITDTLRKELVNTPLRVSMISPGMAETEFSLVRFAGDKDKANAVYENIRPLTAEDVAEIVLFMATRPPHVNLADVVVYPTHQASVSLVYRGEGKAKS from the coding sequence ATGAAACAAAATTTTAAAAATCAGACAGTTATAATTACAGGTGCAAGTTCAGGGTTTGGAGCAGCTTTTGCTGAAGCCTTTGCACGTGAGGGAGCTAACTTAATTAATATTGCCAGGCGTAAGGATCGCTTGCAAGCTCTTGAAACCTCTTTACGAGGAAAATATGGTGTCGACATCCTATCGATAGAATTGGATATTTCAGATGAAAAAGGGGTGGAAGAAAAATTGGGCCTATTGGCAAAGGATTCTATATTACCGGATGTTCTAATTAACAACGCTGGCATGGTAAGAGGGTTAAATAAAGTATGGGAGACGCCTACGCAGGATTGGAATGAGATGATTGATATAAATATTAAAGGATTACTCAATGTTAGTGCTCAGATTATTCCTCACATGGTTAAGAAAAATGCTGGGCATATCATCAATGTAGGCAGTATTTCCAGCCATGATACCTACCATGGAGGAGGGATTTATTGTGCCACTAAATTTGCTGTTAAAGCTATTACGGATACATTAAGGAAAGAGCTGGTGAATACTCCTCTTCGTGTTTCTATGATTTCTCCTGGGATGGCTGAAACAGAATTTAGCTTGGTTAGATTCGCTGGTGATAAGGATAAAGCTAATGCCGTTTATGAAAACATTCGACCTTTGACAGCGGAAGATGTGGCCGAGATTGTCCTTTTTATGGCTACGCGCCCTCCTCATGTCAATTTAGCTGATGTAGTAGTTTATCCTACTCATCAAGCTTCAGTATCGCTTGTTTATCGAGGAGAAGGAAAAGCAAAGAGCTAG
- a CDS encoding MBL fold metallo-hydrolase, which translates to MIGFCPLASGSKGNCVYLGTPQLKLLIDAGLSARATKEKLAEIGVDFRELDAILITHEHSDHIQGLKVLALKMGIPVFANHETAKGIVEQLHECPKFKIFSTGESFEFGDLEIHPFNIQHDTLDPVAFTLKLDGLKLGFCTDLGFVSTLVLHQLQACDYLYVEANHQPSMVHASSRPMVYKQRVLSRNGHLSNEACAELLSKVAHPNLKHVYLAHLSSECNTPETALGVVKDKLQSYGIALEMCVAPQAMVSQPIYF; encoded by the coding sequence ATGATTGGTTTCTGTCCTCTAGCTTCGGGCTCGAAAGGCAACTGCGTTTACTTAGGAACGCCGCAACTTAAGTTGCTTATTGATGCAGGCTTAAGTGCAAGAGCCACCAAAGAAAAACTTGCCGAAATAGGAGTAGACTTTCGAGAGCTAGATGCTATTTTAATTACCCACGAACATAGTGATCATATTCAAGGCCTTAAAGTTTTAGCCTTAAAAATGGGTATTCCTGTGTTTGCCAATCATGAGACCGCCAAAGGAATTGTCGAGCAATTACATGAATGTCCTAAGTTCAAAATATTTTCCACAGGAGAAAGTTTTGAATTTGGCGACCTTGAAATTCATCCTTTTAATATTCAACACGACACACTAGATCCTGTAGCATTTACTTTAAAGCTGGATGGATTAAAGCTTGGATTTTGTACAGATTTAGGATTTGTTTCCACGTTAGTCCTTCATCAATTGCAAGCTTGTGATTACCTTTATGTAGAGGCTAATCATCAACCTTCTATGGTCCATGCCAGTTCACGGCCTATGGTGTATAAACAGCGCGTTTTAAGCAGGAATGGCCACCTTTCTAATGAAGCATGCGCTGAGCTATTAAGCAAAGTTGCCCATCCTAATTTGAAACATGTCTACCTTGCCCATCTTTCTAGCGAATGCAATACACCTGAAACTGCCCTTGGCGTGGTTAAAGATAAACTTCAAAGTTATGGAATTGCTTTAGAGATGTGCGTAGCTCCTCAAGCTATGGTTAGCCAGCCGATCTATTTTTAA
- a CDS encoding DNA translocase FtsK produces the protein MAKKKAAKAASEKAPPVPMHSSIYGVIALASTFLIFLSLVSFAYNERTHHWVGLLGYSIGMVFHGIFGLSSYIICGFCTWAGWRLLIDKPIRHIGSKLFFTFLLILSSSMILNVVEDLYPLLGNTLSQFFYPNLWLKRQRYHLGGAPLFYLYKDLPIFNLYRFIGVSGVMVLFTSTLLASLFFIFKIMPQNLILSISRLFSKLKAKLSKNNSNALSALAPLEKKEVKVEVEAKKDSDFMRYVKLRIPGFLASTHSDNTSIAQDRPPSPELLAIRPEINLTARPSVSRKEKNEDQLSFQLPAQPLQTPSPPAKKKELANEQLDKREAALKAQRVHNGDFSAYNLPSFNLLTNPKKFDQTSLKKDLKKQAEVLEETLLSFGIEAKVGQINCGPTITSFEVHPAIGVKVQRIKTLENDIALNMEARSIRIIAPIPGKAAVGIEVPNPSPQEVSFKDMLTTYQQGTKKFHIPILLGKAVNGDYVMSDLAKMPHCIIAGATGSGKSVCINTIVMSIVLNARPDEIKLVMVDPKKVELTPYTRLPHMLAPVITEPHGACAALRWMVKEMEKRYEILKQTGVRNIESFNNRVINKDFEDSLNIEVPEKMPYIVGIIDELADLMMVASSDIETPIARIAQMARAIGIHLVLATQRPSREVITGLIKANFPTRISFKVASRINSQIILDETGAESLLGNGDMLFLPPGTSHLVRAQGAFIRDEDIHSVVKYICDQAPPHYVIESFDTIGSISIEDSGGSIVSTDAPQDALYDQALDIVLSTGNASTTFLQRKLKIGYARAASLMDQLESQGVVSPAEGSKPRKILAAKQGMQADDDLLEEEENF, from the coding sequence ATGGCTAAAAAGAAAGCAGCAAAGGCAGCTTCTGAAAAAGCCCCTCCAGTGCCTATGCATAGCAGCATCTATGGAGTCATTGCTCTTGCTTCTACGTTTTTAATATTTTTAAGTTTGGTAAGCTTTGCTTACAATGAACGCACGCATCATTGGGTGGGGCTATTAGGCTATAGTATTGGCATGGTCTTCCATGGAATTTTTGGACTATCAAGCTACATTATATGTGGCTTTTGCACATGGGCAGGTTGGAGGCTTCTTATAGATAAACCCATCCGCCATATCGGTAGTAAACTCTTCTTTACTTTCTTGCTAATCCTTTCCTCCAGCATGATTTTAAACGTCGTCGAAGATCTTTATCCTTTGTTAGGCAATACTCTCAGTCAATTTTTTTATCCTAATTTATGGTTAAAACGTCAGCGTTATCATCTAGGTGGTGCCCCTTTATTTTACCTCTATAAAGATCTACCTATTTTTAACCTCTATCGTTTTATAGGGGTTTCAGGCGTGATGGTTTTATTTACCAGTACTTTACTAGCCAGCCTGTTTTTTATTTTTAAGATTATGCCTCAAAATTTAATCTTAAGCATTTCACGCCTTTTTTCTAAACTTAAAGCTAAGCTATCCAAAAATAATTCAAATGCTTTGAGTGCTTTAGCGCCATTAGAAAAAAAAGAAGTAAAAGTGGAAGTGGAAGCTAAAAAAGATAGTGACTTCATGCGCTATGTTAAATTGCGTATCCCTGGGTTTTTGGCAAGCACCCATTCGGATAATACCTCTATAGCCCAGGATCGTCCTCCCTCCCCAGAATTGCTGGCTATACGTCCAGAAATTAATTTGACTGCGCGTCCTTCTGTCTCCCGTAAAGAAAAAAATGAAGATCAGCTTTCTTTTCAATTACCAGCACAGCCTTTGCAAACGCCTTCTCCCCCGGCGAAAAAGAAAGAATTGGCAAATGAACAACTAGACAAAAGAGAAGCAGCCCTTAAGGCACAACGCGTGCATAATGGGGATTTTTCCGCTTACAATCTCCCCTCTTTTAATTTATTAACCAACCCAAAGAAATTTGACCAAACTTCTTTAAAGAAAGATTTAAAAAAGCAAGCTGAAGTATTAGAAGAAACACTGCTAAGCTTTGGCATTGAAGCTAAAGTGGGTCAAATTAATTGCGGACCTACCATCACCTCATTTGAGGTTCATCCCGCTATAGGCGTTAAAGTTCAACGTATAAAAACCTTAGAGAATGATATTGCTCTTAATATGGAAGCCAGATCAATTAGGATCATTGCTCCCATTCCTGGAAAAGCTGCTGTCGGCATCGAAGTGCCTAACCCCTCTCCTCAAGAAGTCAGCTTTAAAGATATGTTAACCACCTATCAGCAGGGTACAAAAAAGTTTCACATTCCTATCCTTCTTGGTAAAGCTGTCAATGGAGACTACGTAATGAGTGATCTTGCCAAGATGCCTCATTGCATTATCGCAGGCGCTACCGGTTCAGGCAAATCTGTTTGTATTAATACGATTGTCATGTCCATTGTGCTAAATGCTAGACCAGATGAGATTAAGCTTGTCATGGTGGATCCTAAGAAAGTAGAGCTAACCCCTTATACTCGCCTTCCTCACATGTTAGCGCCAGTGATTACCGAGCCCCATGGTGCTTGCGCTGCGCTGCGCTGGATGGTAAAAGAAATGGAAAAACGCTACGAGATCTTAAAACAAACCGGGGTAAGAAACATTGAAAGCTTTAATAACCGTGTCATCAATAAAGACTTTGAAGATTCTTTAAACATCGAAGTGCCTGAAAAAATGCCTTATATTGTAGGCATTATCGATGAGCTCGCCGACTTAATGATGGTTGCTAGTAGCGACATTGAAACACCTATTGCTCGTATTGCTCAGATGGCACGAGCTATTGGTATTCATCTTGTCCTAGCCACCCAGCGTCCCTCTCGAGAAGTCATTACGGGATTAATAAAAGCCAATTTTCCTACAAGGATTTCTTTTAAGGTTGCTAGCCGCATCAATAGTCAAATTATCCTGGATGAGACAGGCGCAGAGAGTTTATTAGGAAATGGAGATATGCTCTTTCTTCCTCCAGGTACTTCTCATTTAGTAAGAGCTCAAGGGGCTTTTATACGAGATGAAGATATCCACAGTGTTGTTAAATATATCTGCGATCAAGCCCCCCCTCATTATGTCATTGAGTCCTTTGATACCATCGGCTCTATCTCTATTGAAGATTCCGGTGGGTCAATAGTTTCGACGGATGCGCCCCAAGATGCCTTATATGATCAGGCCCTAGATATCGTGCTCAGTACAGGCAATGCTTCCACCACCTTTCTGCAACGCAAGCTAAAAATTGGCTACGCCCGTGCAGCTAGCTTAATGGACCAGCTCGAATCCCAAGGGGTTGTAAGCCCTGCAGAAGGAAGCAAGCCAAGAAAGATCTTAGCAGCTAAGCAAGGGATGCAAGCAGATGATGATTTATTAGAGGAGGAAGAAAATTTTTAA